A genomic segment from Vagococcus zengguangii encodes:
- a CDS encoding ParB/RepB/Spo0J family partition protein, giving the protein MTKANKNSKGLGRGIDALFQDFSSIEKVDVKREEIVEIPLSELRPNPYQPRKIFDEEALKELARSIEQSGVFQPIIVRESEVKGYEIIAGERRYRASILAGKETIPAIIREFDEAAMMQVAVLENLQREDLSPLEEAEAYEMLMKNLGLTQNEIAEKLGKSRPYITNYLRLLTLPALVKELLHSEEISMGIARTLLALKDEQQIVPIAKRAVKEQLTVRQLEKLVAQINQEGAEVPSKPVKKEKRPFYLTASEDRLMDKFGTSVHIQEKAGKGKIEIEYLSKDDLTRILDILDISFDD; this is encoded by the coding sequence ATGACGAAGGCAAATAAAAACAGTAAAGGATTGGGACGCGGTATCGACGCGTTATTCCAAGATTTTTCAAGTATTGAAAAAGTCGATGTAAAACGCGAAGAAATCGTTGAAATTCCATTATCAGAACTACGCCCTAATCCGTATCAACCACGTAAAATTTTTGATGAAGAAGCCTTGAAAGAATTAGCACGTTCAATTGAGCAGTCAGGCGTGTTTCAACCGATTATTGTACGTGAGTCAGAAGTTAAAGGCTATGAAATTATTGCGGGTGAGCGTCGTTACCGTGCGTCTATTTTAGCTGGTAAAGAAACAATTCCAGCGATTATTCGTGAGTTCGACGAAGCAGCCATGATGCAAGTCGCGGTCTTAGAAAACTTACAACGTGAAGATTTAAGCCCGTTAGAAGAAGCCGAAGCGTATGAAATGCTGATGAAAAACTTAGGATTAACCCAAAATGAAATTGCTGAAAAATTAGGGAAAAGTCGTCCGTATATTACGAACTACTTACGCTTATTGACGTTACCAGCACTTGTTAAAGAGTTGCTACATTCAGAAGAAATTTCAATGGGGATTGCCAGAACGTTGCTAGCTCTTAAAGATGAGCAACAAATCGTGCCAATTGCGAAACGTGCCGTCAAAGAACAATTAACGGTTCGTCAATTAGAGAAATTAGTAGCACAAATCAATCAAGAAGGTGCTGAAGTGCCGTCTAAGCCTGTTAAAAAAGAGAAGCGCCCATTTTACTTAACAGCGAGCGAAGACCGCTTAATGGATAAATTTGGGACATCCGTGCACATTCAAGAAAAAGCAGGTAAAGGTAAAATCGAAATTGAATATTTATCTAAAGATGATCTAACACG
- a CDS encoding ParA family protein — MARIISVANQKGGVGKTTTTVNLGASLSYYGKKVLLIDIDAQGNATSGIGIKKADVVKDIYDVLVNEEPIKNVIHQTSRENLDIVPATIQLAGAEIELTPMMARETRLKSALREVQNEYDFILIDCPPSLGHLTINSFTASDSILIPVQCEYYALEGLSQLLNTIRLVQKHFNPDLEIEGVLLTMYDARTNLGADVVEEVRKYFRERVYDTIIPRNIRLSEAPSHGLSIIDYDMRSRGADVYLALAKEVLENDEGK; from the coding sequence ATGGCACGGATTATCTCGGTAGCCAATCAAAAAGGTGGGGTTGGTAAAACAACAACGACAGTTAATTTGGGAGCAAGTTTGTCATATTATGGCAAAAAAGTGCTTTTAATTGATATTGACGCACAGGGAAATGCAACAAGTGGTATTGGTATAAAAAAAGCAGACGTTGTGAAGGATATTTATGACGTATTAGTGAATGAAGAACCTATTAAAAATGTGATCCATCAAACCTCTCGAGAAAATCTTGATATTGTGCCAGCAACGATTCAATTAGCGGGAGCAGAGATTGAATTAACGCCAATGATGGCTAGAGAAACACGCTTGAAAAGTGCGTTAAGAGAGGTTCAAAATGAGTATGATTTTATTTTGATTGATTGTCCACCATCACTAGGGCATTTAACGATTAACTCATTTACTGCCAGTGATTCTATTTTAATTCCAGTTCAATGTGAGTACTACGCGCTTGAAGGGTTAAGTCAATTACTTAACACGATTCGTTTAGTCCAAAAACATTTTAATCCTGATTTAGAAATTGAAGGTGTTTTATTAACGATGTATGATGCCCGTACCAACTTAGGGGCTGATGTGGTTGAAGAAGTACGTAAATACTTTAGAGAACGCGTATATGACACGATTATTCCAAGAAATATTCGCTTGTCAGAAGCACCAAGCCATGGTTTATCAATCATCGACTACGATATGCGCTCACGAGGCGCTGATGTATATCTAGCATTAGCAAAGGAAGTGTTAGAAAATGACGAAGGCAAATAA
- the rsmG gene encoding 16S rRNA (guanine(527)-N(7))-methyltransferase RsmG has translation MKPEQFKAQLAQIGVELSDKQMQQYALYHEMLVEWNEKINLTAITEQEEVYLKHFYDSIMLSQAKEVFQENISMCDVGAGAGFPSIPLKIAFPNLEVTIVDSLNKRIKFLSELAMALELDNVHLYHDRAETFGQNKNFRESFDLVTARAVARLNILSELCIPLVKKDGYFVALKAAKSEEEITEAKKAISMMGGKFIEEIDLELPGTEDRRNLVVIQKKKETPKKFPRKPGTPNKQPIL, from the coding sequence ATGAAACCAGAACAATTTAAAGCTCAATTAGCGCAGATTGGCGTGGAACTGAGTGACAAACAAATGCAGCAATATGCGTTATACCACGAGATGTTAGTTGAGTGGAATGAAAAAATTAATTTAACCGCGATTACTGAGCAAGAAGAAGTCTACTTGAAGCATTTTTATGACTCAATTATGTTGTCACAAGCTAAAGAGGTTTTTCAAGAAAATATTTCAATGTGTGACGTGGGAGCCGGTGCAGGATTCCCAAGTATTCCACTTAAAATAGCGTTTCCTAACCTAGAAGTGACGATTGTTGACTCATTGAACAAGCGTATTAAATTTTTATCAGAATTAGCGATGGCTTTAGAATTAGATAACGTGCATTTATACCATGACCGTGCCGAAACCTTTGGTCAAAATAAAAATTTCCGTGAAAGTTTTGACTTAGTCACAGCTCGTGCAGTGGCGCGCTTGAATATTTTAAGCGAACTATGTATTCCATTAGTTAAAAAAGATGGCTATTTCGTGGCATTAAAAGCAGCAAAAAGTGAAGAAGAAATTACTGAAGCCAAAAAAGCCATCTCGATGATGGGCGGGAAGTTTATCGAAGAAATCGACCTTGAATTACCTGGGACAGAAGATCGCCGTAACTTGGTCGTTATTCAAAAGAAAAAAGAGACACCTAAAAAATTCCCTAGAAAACCTGGAACACCCAATAAACAACCTATCCTATAG
- a CDS encoding LytTR family DNA-binding domain-containing protein, translating to MRIKNIWDRSCLVDQIEIISHPDNKKTIERISEYLNHQSRVTVTDIRTNRSRLVELVDIEAILSLGHISKVITLDGSQFHLNKKLKDLSMLEEKFLYRINQSTILNLSNVASFKTGQYSRLEVVTTNQNTYIVSRHYAKKIKERLL from the coding sequence ATGAGGATAAAAAATATATGGGATAGGTCCTGTTTGGTAGATCAAATCGAAATAATCAGCCATCCAGATAATAAAAAAACTATTGAACGTATAAGTGAGTACTTAAATCATCAATCTAGAGTAACAGTAACTGATATAAGAACTAATCGAAGTAGACTTGTTGAATTGGTAGATATAGAGGCTATTTTATCGTTAGGACATATTAGTAAAGTAATTACATTAGATGGTTCTCAGTTTCATTTAAATAAAAAACTAAAAGATTTATCGATGTTAGAAGAAAAGTTTTTGTATAGAATCAATCAATCTACAATACTTAATTTATCAAATGTTGCATCATTCAAAACGGGACAATATTCTAGATTAGAAGTCGTAACAACTAATCAAAATACTTATATAGTAAGCAGACATTATGCAAAAAAAATAAAGGAGAGATTATTATGA